A part of Corynebacterium mustelae genomic DNA contains:
- the purD gene encoding phosphoribosylamine--glycine ligase: MRILLIGSGAREHALALGLAADPAVTELHVAPGNVGIGEIATIYPEITAVDNPDTMLELAQKINADLVVIGPEIPLVAGVADILRSHGFAVFGPNKDAARIEGSKAFAKDVMAAAGVKTAHAEQVVPGATAEEIDAALDNFGPNFVVKDDGLAGGKGVVVTTDRKTARAHMEAVLHAGNPVLLESFLDGPEVSLFCLVDGETVVPLLPAQDHKRVGDNDEGPNTGGMGAYCPLPWLPEDGVQRIVDEVCVPVAKEMVARGCSYSGLLYAGLAWGADGPAVVEFNCRFGDPETQAVLALLQTPLATLLHAVATGTLDKQPPLEWADGFAVTVVLAAHNYPGTPRLGDAITGAESTQVRHAGTARAATGELVSAGGRVLNVVGTGATLFDARNSAYSVLSQIALPGGHFRSDIALPAVEGRISV; encoded by the coding sequence ATGCGCATTCTTCTCATCGGTTCGGGCGCCCGTGAACACGCCCTAGCACTCGGTTTAGCAGCAGACCCAGCAGTCACAGAATTACATGTGGCACCAGGAAACGTTGGAATTGGTGAAATCGCCACGATCTACCCAGAAATAACTGCGGTGGACAATCCCGATACCATGTTGGAACTGGCACAAAAGATAAACGCCGATTTAGTGGTGATCGGCCCGGAAATTCCGCTGGTAGCTGGTGTTGCAGATATATTGCGTTCCCATGGTTTCGCTGTGTTTGGCCCGAATAAGGATGCTGCCCGCATTGAAGGTTCCAAGGCATTTGCTAAGGATGTAATGGCTGCTGCCGGAGTGAAAACCGCGCATGCTGAACAGGTGGTTCCCGGTGCCACGGCGGAAGAAATTGATGCTGCACTTGACAATTTCGGCCCGAATTTTGTGGTGAAGGATGACGGTTTAGCTGGCGGTAAAGGGGTAGTAGTAACAACTGACCGTAAAACTGCACGTGCACACATGGAGGCCGTATTGCATGCTGGTAATCCGGTGCTTTTAGAAAGCTTCCTCGACGGCCCCGAGGTATCGCTGTTTTGTCTGGTAGACGGCGAAACCGTGGTTCCGTTGTTGCCCGCACAGGATCATAAGCGGGTAGGGGATAACGATGAGGGCCCTAACACCGGCGGTATGGGGGCATATTGCCCGTTGCCGTGGTTGCCTGAGGACGGCGTGCAACGCATAGTAGACGAAGTGTGCGTCCCAGTTGCGAAGGAGATGGTGGCGCGCGGCTGTTCCTATTCCGGCCTGCTATACGCTGGATTGGCCTGGGGTGCGGACGGCCCGGCGGTAGTGGAGTTCAATTGTCGGTTTGGTGATCCAGAAACACAGGCTGTTTTGGCATTACTTCAAACCCCACTGGCAACGTTGTTGCATGCAGTTGCGACCGGAACGTTGGATAAGCAACCGCCGTTGGAGTGGGCGGACGGATTCGCGGTCACAGTGGTGTTAGCTGCCCATAATTATCCGGGTACTCCGCGCCTTGGAGATGCAATCACTGGAGCGGAATCAACGCAGGTCCGGCACGCTGGTACCGCCCGCGCCGCGACTGGGGAATTGGTGTCAGCTGGCGGCCGGGTCCTCAACGTTGTTGGGACGGGGGCGACGCTTTTCGACGCCCGCAACTCGGCGTATTCCGTTTTGTCACAGATTGCACTACCTGGAGGTCACTTCCGCTCAGATATTGCTCTTCCTGCGGTGGAAGGCAGGATAAGCGTCTAG
- a CDS encoding esterase/lipase family protein, with protein sequence MPIVTLLPTRGTFPHSRPPQPDETPVVFIHGAIASPGNFAAPAAALIERGVPVFAPAYGNRGTNRLEKSLAELLTTIDSYVKQHEVSRIAIVGHSAGGLLGLRIACARPTLITTLVGLGACFRGVPYPTTSAFRRRIVTTITAAVAGPVFRDLFQPELLPVHLPPTTRITSIVSDADRYVPVESATLGNIRRVTGVRHELLPQLIEPVLTALDL encoded by the coding sequence GTGCCAATCGTTACCCTCCTACCAACCCGTGGGACGTTTCCGCACTCACGGCCCCCGCAACCCGATGAAACCCCGGTAGTTTTTATCCATGGTGCGATAGCTTCACCGGGGAACTTCGCCGCGCCCGCTGCGGCTCTTATCGAACGGGGTGTGCCGGTGTTTGCCCCAGCCTACGGTAACAGAGGTACGAACCGGCTTGAGAAGTCTCTTGCTGAGTTACTGACCACCATCGACTCTTACGTCAAACAACACGAGGTTTCCCGCATAGCTATCGTGGGCCATTCCGCTGGCGGCCTGCTAGGGCTTCGCATCGCCTGCGCCCGTCCAACGCTGATAACAACTTTGGTGGGACTGGGGGCGTGTTTTCGCGGTGTGCCCTACCCGACCACTTCCGCTTTTCGACGCCGCATCGTCACCACCATCACCGCAGCAGTTGCTGGCCCGGTCTTCCGCGATCTTTTCCAACCAGAGTTACTACCAGTGCACCTTCCCCCAACCACTCGGATAACCTCGATTGTTTCAGACGCCGACCGATACGTTCCCGTTGAGTCCGCAACCCTTGGCAACATCCGTCGTGTTACTGGTGTGCGCCACGAATTGCTGCCCCAATTAATCGAACCAGTCTTAACCGCATTAGACCTCTAG
- a CDS encoding Ig-like domain-containing protein: MMNAVRVRKSATAIVAAVAVLFSGHLTVPAYADTAEINITNVKVESKNSGEGSKPTDTIRQWEKATFAADWEAPNGVKAGDTFTVKYPDGFKLFAMQDFDLTGKNNEVGGKCKVVPAETQIECTFNEAFVGRDDVRGTLFSTLQATEARKSRDVELTINGNRTITAQLPGDGDGVTPDDNGVPSDFSKWGWYDDDGKHGIWVLNLPGSELVGQKRLTVEDSFTNDSYPHKFTNCGGQCEVYLDSYKAIKDGDSIKIGDHVGFIGTGIQNIQRTDKTLKFDIVEPYEGWDENLYYRVYYRTVTEDENFAPQGKKTTNNARINGKETTAVIERTEVSGGTIQGVDRQSFAVKKVLAESMDKDIIPQNTKFTIQAKYNDGSAEKTEKIQVGLDGKLVSGNAKLRKGTKVTLTEVDLPKIDGVTFGDPVFAPLKANDPNVEISADKKSAVITIVNEENVGVQVTNIAQKDSSGGGIGNGSSGSSDNKNLWWLLLLVPLIGGLVALLANQFPNLGKLLPPLGEQPKGPNNPQGPTKDSNKPTPPLGEQPTPPSKDLGPKKK; the protein is encoded by the coding sequence ATGATGAATGCTGTTCGTGTTCGTAAATCGGCAACAGCCATCGTTGCGGCTGTTGCCGTTTTATTTAGCGGCCATCTAACCGTACCGGCCTACGCTGACACCGCAGAGATCAACATCACGAACGTGAAAGTTGAGAGTAAAAATTCTGGTGAAGGATCCAAACCTACTGACACCATTCGTCAGTGGGAAAAGGCAACTTTTGCAGCTGATTGGGAAGCTCCCAACGGAGTAAAGGCTGGTGACACCTTCACCGTCAAGTACCCAGATGGCTTCAAGCTATTTGCGATGCAGGATTTTGACCTGACGGGTAAAAATAACGAAGTTGGTGGCAAGTGCAAAGTTGTGCCAGCTGAAACTCAGATTGAATGCACGTTCAATGAAGCTTTTGTTGGTCGTGACGATGTTCGCGGTACTCTTTTCAGCACCCTGCAAGCAACTGAAGCTCGTAAGTCCCGGGATGTTGAGCTAACCATCAACGGAAACCGAACCATCACGGCACAACTACCTGGTGATGGCGACGGCGTAACCCCTGATGACAATGGCGTTCCAAGCGATTTCAGCAAGTGGGGATGGTATGACGACGACGGCAAGCACGGTATCTGGGTTCTCAACCTGCCAGGGTCCGAGCTTGTTGGACAAAAACGACTCACTGTTGAAGACTCCTTCACCAACGACAGCTACCCACATAAGTTCACCAACTGCGGTGGCCAATGCGAGGTCTACCTTGATTCTTACAAGGCAATCAAAGATGGCGATAGCATCAAGATCGGTGACCACGTGGGGTTCATCGGCACAGGGATTCAGAACATTCAGCGAACTGACAAGACCCTGAAATTCGACATCGTTGAGCCTTACGAGGGTTGGGATGAAAACCTTTACTACCGTGTGTACTACCGCACTGTGACAGAAGACGAAAACTTCGCTCCACAGGGCAAGAAGACCACCAATAACGCTCGTATCAACGGCAAGGAAACCACTGCTGTTATTGAGCGTACCGAGGTTAGCGGTGGCACCATCCAAGGTGTTGACCGCCAGTCCTTCGCGGTGAAGAAGGTTCTTGCGGAATCTATGGATAAGGACATCATCCCGCAGAACACCAAGTTCACCATTCAAGCGAAGTACAACGATGGTTCTGCTGAAAAGACTGAAAAGATTCAGGTTGGTCTTGACGGAAAACTTGTTTCCGGTAATGCGAAACTGCGTAAGGGAACCAAGGTGACTTTAACCGAGGTTGACTTGCCTAAGATCGACGGCGTTACCTTCGGCGATCCAGTATTCGCACCGCTTAAGGCTAACGACCCTAACGTCGAAATTTCCGCAGACAAGAAGTCCGCTGTTATCACCATCGTGAATGAAGAAAATGTTGGTGTACAGGTTACCAACATCGCTCAGAAGGATTCCTCTGGTGGCGGAATTGGCAACGGAAGTTCCGGTTCTAGCGACAACAAGAATCTCTGGTGGCTGTTGCTTCTGGTTCCGCTGATCGGTGGTCTGGTTGCACTGTTAGCTAACCAGTTCCCGAACCTTGGTAAACTGTTACCACCACTTGGTGAGCAGCCTAAGGGACCAAACAACCCACAGGGTCCAACCAAGGATAGCAATAAGCCAACCCCACCGCTGGGTGAGCAACCTACCCCGCCATCCAAGGACCTCGGGCCAAAGAAAAAGTAA
- a CDS encoding TetR/AcrR family transcriptional regulator: MSKRALLIETAIDIVEKHGLNHLTYESLAAATGLSKSGLIYHFPSRDALLRAMHEQLAHTWEQEMIAAAGGTAENIDERTRVRASFIVMSQSATLSDLRLALDAVGNPTMQEPWLDVMRRWSVSEETITKIPRLYLLNVIADGLWVHDHVNGFVLTDQQRTALVSSALALYDECVPPH, translated from the coding sequence ATGAGTAAACGAGCATTGTTGATTGAAACGGCCATTGACATCGTCGAAAAGCACGGGCTTAACCACCTCACCTACGAATCTCTGGCCGCCGCAACTGGCCTAAGCAAATCTGGGCTGATCTATCATTTTCCCTCCCGCGACGCTCTCCTGCGTGCGATGCACGAACAACTAGCACATACCTGGGAACAAGAGATGATCGCTGCGGCGGGCGGTACTGCCGAGAATATCGACGAACGCACCCGAGTACGGGCAAGCTTCATCGTGATGTCCCAATCGGCAACTCTGTCGGATCTACGGCTGGCGCTCGATGCTGTGGGCAACCCGACAATGCAAGAACCCTGGCTTGATGTGATGCGCCGCTGGTCCGTATCAGAAGAAACAATTACCAAGATCCCCCGACTGTATTTACTCAACGTCATCGCCGACGGACTATGGGTTCATGACCATGTCAACGGCTTCGTCCTCACCGATCAGCAACGCACCGCACTAGTCTCTTCCGCCCTAGCGCTTTACGACGAATGTGTGCCCCCACACTAA
- a CDS encoding HIT family protein, with the protein MSSVFSKIIAGELPGRFVYRDDEVVAFLTIEPLAYGHTLVVPVAEVDRWTDLEPGVWLKLNEVAQRVGQAVISAFSSPRAGYIIAGFDVPHTHIHVFPTSQMSDYDFSNAMAMSATDPELMDEAATKLRAALNTDDAGFSHS; encoded by the coding sequence ATGAGTAGTGTTTTTAGCAAAATTATCGCTGGTGAATTACCGGGGCGCTTTGTGTATCGCGATGATGAAGTCGTGGCATTTTTAACCATTGAGCCCCTCGCCTATGGTCACACATTGGTGGTACCCGTGGCAGAGGTCGACCGGTGGACTGACTTGGAACCTGGCGTGTGGCTCAAACTCAACGAAGTAGCTCAGCGCGTGGGGCAAGCCGTGATTTCCGCATTTTCCAGCCCTCGTGCTGGGTATATCATTGCGGGTTTTGATGTTCCGCATACGCATATCCATGTGTTCCCGACGTCACAGATGTCCGATTATGATTTCAGCAATGCGATGGCAATGTCCGCCACCGACCCGGAATTAATGGACGAAGCTGCGACCAAGCTACGCGCCGCTTTGAACACCGATGACGCTGGTTTTAGCCACAGTTAG
- a CDS encoding DUF5979 domain-containing protein has translation MLSLIALSSTQLNVPTAYATEFEAEAHYSQDDYLRPKTGNFVNVNASSPTITRVDETGRDVPGDIRVNDQVRINMVWELEEGQFLQNGKVFSFNFPSFLSFNARKAFSEIAEANGDDEPIAGGICHSFPDYDTTIQCGSFQHHQPEKIKKWAGELEIIAQVVKPFDKNDFTISVNNGAGEIAGTIPNNTPGISPSTQRYPETIKKTMKTLLRDTAQWKVEIPGDLVKKQGGKSFTVTEVLSGYPHIFKTDLPDLYSAEFNPRLTIYEAAKDENGYQITNYRPIAVVRNPKTIQFEPQRGDTPLKKGDVHSARMEFELPASVKPDSDYFYVLEYQTDPQYHTWEREDSSVTSTTRIAGAEDVALVIDGPPERLLKGKPLIRVRTSGAPEATEKKYTFGIKCFSIEYRRDQEFVDVKGNNQTVPAPNEGHPSGARCYITENREKAQIPGWHLPQIPDRVKFIWLNEGLTNEVVFNYDYTQNKPEPTYPVYVKATASGTPKLTGHQYRFDYSCTKDGKVLGSSTAKTTVPANTPDPGVEIGRFPAGTSCTVTEDPTSINLDGVRTVTPATDTPIVEQKVVSDPHTQFVFDHTYIEPMGQVHVSIKATGLADPSVTKDHRFTVGYECTVPETPERTIAGNLSVTGTDTVATIPNKIPVGSSCKVTEDTATAQIPGYELGTVESATVTVTEEPQTAIITNPYSRILVPFIIEHKIVPPTIDVTGKTFNYSFSCTVDGKIEHHTIEVPANGRVTTEQKFPIGTECSITPDGEPDGEVPDHHIAPPQPHVFRIGEPGEPTIVTPTIEYIPNEGKGIPLGWIAAIAIPVVFVTIGLLLKHLVKMLKQPAPQPPAGKKGIPKRADQKTEKTPDSDIKAQINSFLSGLGLPRI, from the coding sequence ATGCTGTCGCTCATAGCGTTGTCCAGCACGCAGCTCAACGTCCCAACAGCGTATGCAACTGAATTCGAAGCTGAAGCCCACTATTCCCAAGACGACTATTTGCGCCCCAAAACAGGGAACTTTGTCAACGTCAACGCCTCTTCGCCAACAATTACGCGAGTCGATGAAACTGGCAGAGATGTTCCTGGTGACATTCGAGTGAATGACCAGGTTCGAATCAACATGGTATGGGAGTTGGAGGAAGGGCAGTTTCTGCAAAACGGCAAAGTTTTCTCGTTTAACTTCCCGTCGTTTCTATCATTTAATGCCAGAAAAGCCTTTTCGGAAATCGCAGAAGCCAATGGCGATGATGAACCCATAGCTGGCGGAATTTGCCACTCGTTTCCAGATTACGATACGACGATTCAATGTGGATCCTTTCAACACCATCAGCCAGAAAAAATAAAGAAGTGGGCTGGCGAATTGGAAATCATTGCTCAGGTGGTCAAACCATTTGACAAAAACGACTTCACTATTTCCGTTAACAACGGTGCAGGTGAGATTGCCGGAACTATTCCCAACAACACCCCAGGGATTTCCCCGAGCACGCAACGCTACCCAGAAACCATCAAGAAAACCATGAAGACGCTTCTTCGCGATACTGCGCAGTGGAAGGTTGAGATTCCTGGCGACTTAGTAAAGAAACAGGGCGGTAAAAGTTTCACAGTTACCGAGGTTTTATCTGGTTACCCACATATTTTCAAAACCGACCTTCCCGATCTTTACTCGGCGGAATTTAACCCGCGGCTCACAATTTATGAAGCAGCTAAAGACGAAAACGGGTATCAAATCACTAACTATCGCCCGATCGCAGTGGTAAGGAATCCCAAAACAATACAGTTCGAACCGCAGCGCGGTGATACGCCACTGAAGAAAGGCGATGTGCACAGCGCCCGCATGGAATTTGAACTTCCAGCTTCCGTGAAACCGGATTCCGACTACTTCTATGTCCTTGAATACCAGACAGACCCGCAGTATCACACCTGGGAACGCGAAGATTCGAGCGTTACGAGCACCACCCGGATAGCTGGCGCAGAAGATGTAGCGTTGGTTATTGATGGTCCACCCGAAAGGCTGTTGAAAGGAAAACCACTTATCCGGGTGCGCACGTCAGGCGCTCCGGAAGCTACCGAAAAAAAGTACACCTTTGGCATCAAGTGCTTTTCCATCGAATATCGTCGAGATCAAGAATTTGTCGATGTTAAGGGCAATAACCAAACCGTTCCAGCCCCCAACGAAGGCCATCCCAGCGGAGCACGCTGCTATATCACTGAGAATCGCGAAAAGGCACAAATTCCTGGGTGGCATTTGCCACAGATTCCCGACCGCGTCAAGTTCATCTGGCTAAATGAGGGCCTCACGAACGAAGTAGTCTTCAATTATGACTACACCCAAAATAAACCAGAACCAACCTATCCGGTGTATGTCAAAGCTACTGCCAGCGGAACCCCGAAGCTAACCGGACACCAATACCGCTTTGATTACTCATGCACCAAAGACGGAAAAGTGCTCGGTAGCTCAACTGCTAAAACCACCGTACCGGCCAACACCCCAGACCCAGGGGTTGAAATTGGGCGTTTCCCGGCTGGCACGTCATGTACCGTAACTGAAGATCCAACCAGCATTAATCTCGATGGTGTTCGCACCGTGACACCAGCCACCGACACCCCCATCGTTGAGCAAAAGGTAGTAAGCGATCCACATACCCAGTTCGTGTTCGATCACACCTACATCGAACCTATGGGACAGGTACACGTGAGCATTAAAGCTACTGGCTTAGCAGACCCATCAGTAACCAAGGATCACAGGTTTACCGTCGGTTATGAATGCACCGTGCCGGAAACCCCGGAACGAACCATTGCTGGAAATCTCAGCGTAACCGGCACAGATACAGTTGCTACCATCCCGAACAAGATACCAGTGGGAAGCAGTTGCAAGGTCACTGAGGATACCGCTACCGCACAGATTCCTGGATATGAGTTGGGAACTGTTGAATCGGCCACCGTTACGGTAACCGAAGAGCCTCAAACCGCAATCATCACGAACCCGTATTCCCGTATCTTGGTTCCGTTTATCATCGAGCACAAGATCGTGCCACCGACGATTGACGTCACCGGAAAAACTTTCAATTACTCGTTCAGTTGTACTGTGGATGGAAAAATTGAACATCACACCATCGAGGTACCTGCCAACGGGAGGGTGACCACGGAACAGAAGTTCCCAATTGGAACAGAATGCTCAATAACGCCTGACGGCGAACCAGATGGTGAGGTTCCTGATCACCATATTGCCCCACCGCAACCACATGTATTTAGGATTGGTGAACCTGGCGAGCCAACGATCGTAACTCCCACAATCGAATACATCCCTAACGAGGGCAAAGGCATCCCATTGGGATGGATAGCAGCAATCGCTATCCCGGTAGTGTTTGTAACCATTGGTCTCTTGCTCAAGCATCTCGTAAAGATGCTGAAGCAGCCTGCGCCTCAGCCTCCGGCTGGGAAGAAGGGCATTCCGAAGCGTGCCGATCAAAAGACTGAGAAAACACCAGATTCTGACATCAAGGCACAAATCAATTCCTTCCTCAGTGGCCTAGGGCTTCCACGAATCTAA
- a CDS encoding MFS transporter → MSQLSPTHRWLFLGIISLGLFMIGVDNSILYTALPTLRSELHTSEVLGLWIINAYPLVLAGLLLGTGTLGDKIGHRRMFEIGLVIFGLASLAAAFSPTPEFLIAARAALGVGAATMMPATLALLRLTFTDIRQRNTAIGVWGAVATLGAASGPVIGGLLLEHYWWGSVFLINVPVVIVALIATFALAPENIAQPDRHWDFLSSLWAMVAMVGVVVFIKEITNAGITSLLGMSIALIVIGGFLFSRRQKLLPEPILSLDIFTNPVFSAGVLGAGVAMFVLAGSELMTTQRFQLSVGFSPLEAGLLTATAALAAFPTSILGGATLHRVGFRPLISGGFIVMAVGAAIAVWGAHAEVFSLFVAGMIALGAGGGLVMSVTSTAIIGSAPAKRAGMASAVEEVSYEFGTLLTVAVLGSLLPALYAYFAPAEVASDFDRGLHHPIYALEAHHAFDTAYMLVLGVAGTVALVAALITAVLLAGNPKEPEYAHE, encoded by the coding sequence ATGAGTCAATTGTCCCCCACCCACCGGTGGCTGTTTTTAGGAATCATCTCCCTCGGTCTTTTCATGATCGGGGTGGATAATTCCATCCTTTACACCGCGCTGCCTACCCTGCGCAGTGAGCTTCACACCAGTGAGGTTTTAGGCTTATGGATCATCAACGCCTACCCGCTGGTTCTCGCTGGCCTGCTTCTCGGGACCGGCACCCTGGGGGATAAAATCGGCCACCGCCGCATGTTTGAAATTGGCTTGGTCATCTTCGGGCTTGCATCTCTAGCCGCAGCGTTTTCCCCTACTCCGGAATTTCTCATCGCGGCGCGCGCAGCTTTGGGTGTGGGTGCGGCAACCATGATGCCCGCCACCTTGGCCTTGCTTCGACTTACATTCACCGACATACGTCAACGTAACACCGCTATTGGCGTCTGGGGGGCTGTCGCTACCTTAGGCGCGGCATCCGGACCAGTGATTGGCGGACTTCTCTTGGAACACTACTGGTGGGGTTCGGTGTTTCTCATCAATGTCCCAGTGGTGATTGTGGCACTGATCGCAACCTTCGCGTTGGCGCCAGAAAATATCGCCCAACCGGATCGACATTGGGATTTTCTCTCCTCCCTATGGGCGATGGTGGCAATGGTTGGAGTCGTGGTGTTTATCAAAGAAATCACCAACGCAGGCATCACGAGTTTGCTTGGCATGTCCATAGCTTTGATCGTTATCGGCGGGTTTTTATTCTCCCGTAGGCAAAAGCTTCTCCCCGAACCCATCCTCAGCCTAGATATTTTCACCAATCCGGTTTTCAGCGCCGGAGTGTTAGGTGCAGGCGTTGCCATGTTCGTTCTCGCTGGTAGCGAACTAATGACCACCCAACGCTTCCAATTATCCGTTGGCTTTAGTCCCCTAGAGGCAGGACTGCTCACCGCCACCGCTGCCTTAGCCGCATTCCCCACCTCCATTCTCGGCGGCGCAACCTTGCACCGAGTAGGGTTTCGCCCCCTGATCTCTGGTGGCTTTATTGTCATGGCAGTCGGCGCCGCTATCGCCGTATGGGGCGCCCACGCGGAAGTATTCTCACTATTCGTGGCGGGCATGATCGCGCTCGGCGCAGGCGGAGGACTCGTAATGTCGGTAACTTCCACCGCCATCATCGGCTCCGCCCCCGCTAAACGAGCTGGCATGGCATCCGCCGTGGAAGAAGTCTCCTACGAATTTGGCACCCTTTTAACGGTGGCTGTCTTAGGTTCATTACTGCCCGCCCTATATGCCTATTTCGCCCCAGCGGAGGTTGCCTCCGATTTTGATCGTGGTCTCCACCACCCGATATATGCGCTTGAAGCACACCACGCATTCGACACCGCCTACATGCTGGTGCTTGGTGTCGCAGGTACAGTAGCCTTGGTCGCTGCTTTGATCACCGCCGTATTATTGGCAGGAAATCCGAAGGAGCCGGAATATGCGCATGAGTAA
- a CDS encoding sensor histidine kinase, with translation MSITPDSAEHAPERRRKAVTRAPREYRAGLPLRSGLVFVTVIVAAMGLLASAIGIQQTMYDVTFSRVDEDLQKGLNTWAKQDELFQEDFAKDFVLPSEFFVYRHYADGSYTAINAGGGGPDLPDIRQVYFTTEPQIITSIDPKKSSSQWRVVADTYKDSIIVVGKRIDHEHLLLRRLAMGQLIIGLIVVLLIGVVSYFIIRHTLRPLRAVEETAKAIATGDLDRRAPVLPENTEVGALSRSINVMLEQLQSLIVELQAKETQMRRFVGDASHELRTPLTSLKGYAELYRSGATDNVGMVIEKIEEEAGRMGLLVEDLLSLTRCEEARFEHAPVDMLEVGLAVTRSLRGAYPDRHIDVVNNAAEAPTVTGDAARLHQVLTNLVVNALKHGGEEADVKLVVDTSETEVILDVIDNGIGMSEEDASHIFERFYRADTSRTRATGGSGLGLAIVKSIVESHDGTVTVDTTLGEGTTFTLRLPKRTI, from the coding sequence GTGAGCATCACCCCAGATTCAGCAGAACATGCACCAGAGAGGCGTCGGAAAGCAGTAACCCGTGCCCCCCGGGAATACCGCGCCGGGCTGCCGCTGAGGTCTGGGTTGGTATTTGTTACCGTCATTGTCGCCGCGATGGGGCTTTTAGCCAGCGCCATTGGCATCCAACAAACAATGTACGACGTGACTTTCTCCCGGGTTGACGAAGACTTACAAAAAGGACTGAATACCTGGGCGAAACAGGACGAACTTTTCCAAGAAGATTTCGCGAAAGATTTTGTTTTACCCTCCGAATTTTTCGTCTACCGCCACTATGCTGATGGCAGCTATACCGCCATCAATGCAGGTGGCGGAGGGCCTGACCTGCCCGACATCAGGCAGGTGTATTTCACCACTGAACCACAAATCATCACTAGCATTGACCCGAAAAAATCGTCAAGCCAGTGGCGGGTTGTGGCTGACACCTATAAAGATTCCATCATCGTGGTGGGCAAACGCATCGATCATGAGCACTTATTGCTGCGCAGGCTCGCAATGGGACAACTCATCATCGGCTTGATCGTGGTGCTACTCATCGGGGTTGTGAGTTACTTCATTATCCGGCACACGCTGCGGCCGCTGCGCGCAGTGGAAGAAACCGCAAAAGCCATTGCCACCGGCGACCTCGACCGCCGCGCTCCGGTTCTCCCAGAAAACACCGAAGTGGGTGCTCTGTCTCGGTCGATCAATGTGATGCTCGAACAGCTACAAAGCCTCATTGTGGAGCTTCAGGCAAAAGAAACCCAAATGCGAAGATTTGTGGGCGATGCCTCCCACGAACTCAGAACCCCATTAACCAGCCTCAAAGGATACGCTGAGCTTTATCGCTCTGGTGCTACTGACAACGTGGGCATGGTAATCGAAAAAATCGAGGAAGAAGCTGGCCGAATGGGACTTCTAGTTGAAGACCTGCTTAGCCTCACCCGCTGTGAAGAGGCCCGCTTCGAACACGCTCCGGTGGACATGCTGGAAGTAGGACTTGCAGTTACCAGATCGCTGCGCGGAGCATATCCGGATCGGCATATCGACGTGGTTAATAACGCCGCCGAGGCGCCTACTGTCACTGGCGATGCCGCACGGCTGCACCAAGTTCTCACCAATCTGGTGGTCAATGCACTCAAACATGGCGGTGAAGAAGCCGATGTGAAACTGGTCGTTGATACCTCCGAAACGGAAGTTATTTTAGATGTCATCGACAATGGAATTGGCATGTCCGAAGAAGACGCCTCCCACATTTTCGAACGCTTCTATCGCGCTGACACCTCCCGCACTCGCGCAACCGGTGGCTCCGGTCTAGGCCTTGCGATCGTAAAGAGCATTGTGGAATCTCACGATGGAACAGTTACGGTTGACACAACCCTAGGCGAAGGCACCACATTTACCCTTCGGCTACCGAAACGCACAATCTAG
- a CDS encoding response regulator transcription factor: MKENTTRVLVVDDEPNIVELLTVSLKFQGFEVATATSGMKALEVAKEFNPDAFILDVMMPGMDGFELLPKLRALGFDGPVLFLTAKDAVEHRIHGLTIGADDYVTKPFSLEEVITRLRVILRRGVQVEQVADDSAILTYADLELNDDTHEVTKNGEVVELSPTEFNLLRYLMLNAEVVLSKAKILDNVWHYDFGGDGNVVESYISYLRRKIDTGDVPLIHTVRGVGYVLRKPRS; the protein is encoded by the coding sequence ATGAAGGAAAATACCACCCGTGTACTTGTCGTCGACGACGAGCCGAATATTGTTGAACTACTCACAGTCAGCCTCAAATTCCAAGGCTTTGAAGTAGCCACCGCCACCTCAGGAATGAAAGCTTTGGAAGTAGCCAAAGAATTCAACCCTGACGCATTCATCCTGGACGTCATGATGCCTGGTATGGACGGCTTCGAATTGCTTCCGAAACTACGGGCATTGGGTTTCGACGGCCCGGTGTTATTCCTCACCGCCAAAGACGCTGTCGAGCACCGGATTCACGGATTAACCATTGGTGCCGATGACTACGTAACCAAACCATTTTCCTTAGAAGAAGTAATCACCCGGCTACGAGTCATCCTGCGCCGTGGGGTCCAAGTAGAACAGGTAGCCGACGATTCGGCAATCCTGACCTATGCCGATCTTGAACTTAACGACGACACCCATGAAGTCACCAAAAACGGTGAAGTTGTGGAACTTTCACCCACCGAATTCAACCTACTGCGCTACCTCATGCTCAACGCGGAGGTCGTGTTATCCAAAGCCAAAATCCTCGACAACGTGTGGCACTATGACTTTGGCGGCGATGGAAACGTCGTCGAATCCTACATCTCCTACCTGCGCCGCAAGATCGATACGGGTGACGTCCCACTCATACACACAGTCCGGGGCGTTGGATATGTTCTGCGTAAACCCCGTTCCTAA